Below is a genomic region from Granulicella sp. L56.
GCCGTGCTCTTTTTCTCCCTTGCCGCCTTGACCGGGCCAGCGCTGATGGCGCAGACCAATGCTGCCACGACTCCCACCGCGGAGCAGGGAGTGCAGACGCTGTGCCAGCCGGAAGTGATCGGCAACCGGCGCATCCCCAAGGAATCGGTTCTGGCCCGGCTGTTCAGCCACCAGAACGACCTTTACGACCCAGCGGTCGTGGAGCGGGACTTCAACTCCCTGTGGAACACGGGGTACTTTGACAATATCCGGATCGAGCGGCAGGATACGCCGAAGTGCGTTCAGCTCATCATCTATGTCAAGGAAAAGCCGACCATCAAGGAGCTTCTCTACAAGGGCCTGAGTTCGGTCTCGCAGTCGGACGTGCTCGAGGCCTTCAAGAAGGCCAAGGTCGGTCTCTCGGTCGAGAGCCAGTATGACCCCACCAAGATCAAGCGGGCCGAGACCGTCATCAAGGAGATGCTGGCCGCGCATGGCCACCAGTTCGCCACCGTCACCGAGACCATCAAGACCATTCCGCCTGCGGGCGTCTCGGTCACCTTCAACGTGAAGGAAGGCCCGACCGTCAAGGTGGGCAAGATCGAGTTCACCGGCAACACCGCCCTGAACGACCGTACCCTGCGCCGGGCGATGAAGAACCTGAAGCCGATCGGGGTACCGCACTCCATCATCCTCGAAAACCTCTTTGCCCGGACCTTCGACGCCACCAAGCTCGACGAAGATACCGAGCGCGTTCGCCAGGCCTATCGCGACCGTGGCTACTTCAAGGCACTGACCTCCGAGCCCACGACCCATATTCGCAACGCGGGCGGGCTCAACCCCTTCACCCTGCGGCCCTCTAAGGGCAAGCGCGTCGACATCCTGATGCCGGTCGAAGAGGGTGAGCGCTACCGTCTGGGCGGCATTACCTTCTCCGGCAACAAGGCGGTGACCAATCTAAAGGTCCTGCGGGCGCAGTTTGTGCAGAAAGACGGCGAATGGTTTGACGCCACCAAGTTCCAGAAGGGCATCGACCAGTTGCGCAAGTCCTACGGCGAGCTGGGATACATCAACATGGTCGGATCGCCGGTCCCGCGTATGGACGAAGCCAAGAAGCTGATCTTCCTGGATATCGAGATCGACGAAGGCAAGCCCTTCTACGTGTCGCGCATCGAGTTCACCGGCAACACCATCACCCGTGACAAGGTCATCCGCCGCGAGCTGCTGCTCGAAGAGGGCCAGGTCTACAACTCCCGACTTTGGGACCTCTCCATCCTGCGCCTGAACCAGTTGAACTACTTCGACACGCTGAAGGCCGATCAGGACTCCGAGAGCCGCCAGAATGCGGATGACGGAACCGTCGATCTGCTGCTGAAGCTCAAAGAGAAGGGCAAGAACTCCATCGGTCTGAACGGCGGCATCAGCGGCCTGTCAGGGACCTTTATCGGGTTGAACTATTCAACCAACAACTTCCTTGGACTGGGCGAGACGCTCTCGGTGCAGGCGAACATCGGCGACCTGTCGCGCAACCTGAGCTTCGGCTTCACCGAGCCTTACCTGCACAACAAGCCGATCTCGCTGGGAGTACAGGTATTCACGCAGAAGTACGATTACAACCCTGCCAAGAGCTATGGCATTTCAAAGGGCCAGTCGGACAATCTGACCAACGCGCAGCAGTCCTTGTTGACGAACTACAACACCGCGACCACCGGCTTGACGGTGACGACGAGCGAACCGCTGCGGCATCTGTGGACGCGCACCGGCGTGACCCGCGTCGGCTTGTCCTACGCGCTGTCGCGGGCATCGGTCTCGACGTTCAACGACAACACGCGCAATGTGTTCCAGTCGCTGGCCTTCCGTTCCGGCGTTCAGGGGCCGAACCAGTTGAATGGCATCGTGACCTCGGTGGTGACGCCGAGCTTCACCTTCTCGAGCCTCGACCGCTCGGTCGGGCCGCATAGCGGCAAGGACTTCAACGTCGATATCTCGGTCGCGGGCATCGGCGGCAACGTCAAGTACTACTCCCCGGCGATGAGCTATCGCCAGTTCTTCCCGATGAAGGGTCTGAAGGTCAACCGCGAAGGCCACAATGTGCTCGGCTACCGCATCCAGTTCGCACATACGTCGGGCTTTGGCGGCGATGTTGCTCCGCCGACGAACCGCATCTATAGCGGCGGCGATCAGGACCTTCGCGGCTTCGACGTCCGCTCGGCCGGGCCGTATACCTTTATTCCCACGCGGGTGATGTTCAACCTGACCAACCCCGACGGCAATCCGGTTCCCATCGATCCGACCAACCCGACGCTGGGGACGATCAAAATCCCGCTGCCGGTGTACCGCATGGTCTCGATCGGCGGCGACACCAGCTTGACTAGCAACCTGGAGTACCGCATCCCGATCATCAGCCAGGTTTCGTTCGCGTTCTTCACCGACTTCAACCTGACCTTCGACGCGCAGGCGAACCAGTTGCGGCAGAGCGTTGCCGGCCAGTCGGTCATCTCCGGAGCGTCATACGGCTGCCCCACGTTCGTCAACGGCTCCTGCTTTGGCGGCCAGTCGGTGGCGTTCCCGGACAGGCTGCATGTGGTCCCGGGCACCAACTTCGTGCCGCGTATGTCGAACGGTGCTTACCTTCAGGTGGTTCTGCCGATTGTGAACGCGCCGTTCCAGATCTACTATGCGTACAATCCGCTGCGCCTCTACAAGACCGTACCGCAGCAGCTTGCGGTGCCGAACTCGGGTGCGGGCAACAAGTTCCAGAGCTTCTTCCCGAACTCGGACGCGGGCTTGTTCACCTACCAGCAGGCGGTGCAGTACTACGGGGCGGACTACCTCCTCCGCGAGCCGCGCAAGACCTTCCGCCTGACGGTCAGCACGAGCTTCTAGGCAAACCGAACACTGAATCGATTGTGAGGCCCGGCGTTTCTGCCGGGCCTTTTCCTTTCTGCCGCCATGTTCGCAGACCCAGACGCTGTGCTGGCCGAAATCCACAATGCAGGCATCTTCCTGTCATCGCAAACTTCTGTTGAAGCAAACGAAGGACAGTTGGTGTTCTACTCTTTCCATAAGGAGAAACACGATGGAACGCAGCGCAAGCGCAGTCTGGCATGGCAGTTTGAAAGAGGGCAAGGGGACCATCTCGACCCAGAGCGGCACCCTGAAGGAGACGCAGTACAGCTTCGCCACCCGGTTCGCCGAGGGCGTCGGAACCAACCCTGAAGAGTTGATCGCGGCGGCCCACGCTGGCTGCTTCAGCATGGCGCTGAGTGCGCAGTTGACCGAAGCCGGTCTCGTTCCCGACTCCATCGAGACGACCGCCCTGCTCACGCTCGACCTGCATGGCGAAGGGCCCACCATCACCAAAATTCACCTGACCACTAAGGCAAAAGTTCCCGGCGCCGACAAGGCGAAGTTCGACGAGCTGGCCAATAAGGCCAAGGCCGGATGCCCGGTCTCGAAGGTGCTGAAGGCGGCGGAGATTACGCTGGACGCGACCCTGGTCTAAGCTGTCAGCCTTGCGCACCGTCAATGCTCGGGTGCCCCATCCTTCGCAGCCTTATCGCGAAGGGTGGGATCGCAGCTCCAACCCTACAAGGTGCGCAGCCATTTCTAAGTTCAAGTTCTGAGACAAGAAAGAGCTCTCCCATGCTTCGTCTTCTGAGCATCGCATTTTTGAGCAGCCTGATGGTTGGCGCGGTTCCCGCAATGGCCCAATCTGTAACCCAGTCTGTGGCTCCGGCCTCACCCGCCGCGGCACATCCCGCGCGTCCCACTCCGCCTACCCGCGATCCACACACGCCGGGCTATGTCACAGCTAAAGAGCTGCCCGACGGCACGAACCCTCCCGCCGACACCGATGGAAACTTCATCATCGGGTCGACCCACAACCCCGCGCCGGAGATGTCGGTGCAGCCGGGCGTGCCGCAGGGAACGGTGTCCGAGTTCGTCATGCAATCGGCGGACAGTAAGCTCTACCCCGGCATCGCGCGTGAGCCTGACACCTTCGGCACGCCTGACCCCGCCGATCCGGCCAAGCTGATCATGACGACCAGCCATCCGGCTGCCTACACGCGCCGCGTGGAGGTCTATGTGCCCAAACAATATGTTCCCGGCACCGCGGCTCCCTTCATCGTCGGGACGGACGGCCCCGACCGCGCGCTCTTCACCGCGCTCGACAACCTGATCGCCGAGCACAAGGTTCCGGTGATGATCGCCATCTCCATCAGCAATGGCAGCGGCGACGCCCAGGGCAGCGAGCGCGGCCTGGAGTACGACACCATGTCGGGCCGGTACGCCGAGTTCGTCGAGAAGGAAGTGCTGCCTCTGGTCGAGACAAAGTTCCACGTGAAACTGACCGCCGATCCGGATGGCCGCGCGACCATGGGCGGAAGCTCCGGCGGCTCCTGCGCCCTCATCATGGCGTGGTATCACCCGGAGTGGTATCACCGCGTACTCACCTACTCGGGCACCTATGTGAACCAGCAATGGCCGCACAATGCCGAGAGCCCGCACGGCGCATGGGAGTTTCATGAGCACCTCATCCCCGACTCTCCCGCGAAGCCGCTGCGCCTCTGGATGGAGGTCGGCGACCGCGACCTCTTCAACCCCAACGTCATGCGCGACAACATGCACGACTGGGTGGTCGCCAATGAGGACATGGCAAAAGTGCTCGCAGCCAAGGGCTATCACTATCAGTTCGTCTTCGCCCGCAACGCAGGCCACACCGACCACGCGGTGAAACAGCAGACGCTGGCCGAGGCGCTCGAATATCTATGGCAGGGCTATCCCATCGCGGGGACAAAGCATTGATGCGAAATACAGGGTCTCTCCACTGCGCCGCGCGATGAAGCCGCATGGCTTCGGTCGAGATGACGTGCTTTTATGCGGTCCGTAACCAAGACAAACTCACGTCATCTCGACCGAAGGCGGCGCTTTTGCCGCCGTAGCGGAGAGACCCCTGTATTTTGTTCTTGTCGTTGCTTGTTCTCAGCTTTAGAGAGGCAGCTTCTCAGTGCGAGTGGCCGTGGTGGTGGTCGTGTGCGCCGACAGCTTCCAGCTCCGGCGGAGCGCTGCAGCCATGCGTGGTCTCGCAGCCCCGGGTCTCAAACTGAATCGTCGTATGGTGGATGTGGAAGCGGTCGCGCAGGGCGCAGTTGATGGCTTCGAGGATGCTGCTGCACTCCGACATCGGCATCTCCGGAATCGTCACATGGCTGGCCAGCGCGCGCGACTGCGAGCCGAGCGACCAGATATGCAGATCGTGGACGTTGACCACTCCCGGAACCGATTGCATGGCCTCGCGCACCGCGCCTAACTGAAGATTGCGCGGCGTGCCTTCGAGCAAAATATTCAGTGTCTCGCGGACGATGCCGACTGAACTCCACAGGATCATGGCGGCGATGATGATCGAGAGCACCGGGTCGATCCACGTCATGCCGGTAAACAGGATCGCCGCGCCGCCGACGATGACCGCGGCGGTCGAGAGCGTATCGCCCAGCATGTGCAGAAAGACACTGCGGATATTGACGTCGCCTGAGAAGCGCCACAGCAGCGTGGCCACCGTACCGTTCATCACTACACCCGCCGCCGCGACATACATCATCAGTCTCGGCTGCACCGCAACCGGCGTGCTGAGGCGGTGGATGGCGGCGATGGCGATCCATGCGGCGAGCACGATCAGCGTGAGCGCATTGACGAAGGCAGCGAGCACACCGGCGCGCTGGTAGCCAAAGGTCTTCTCTTCCGTAGCAGGCCGCGCCTGAAAGTAGACAGCGACAAACGAGAGGACGATGGCCAGCAGGTCGGAGACGTTGTGCCCGGCCTCAGAGATAAGGGCCAGCGAATGAGCGCGGATGCCGAAGACGAAGGTCGCGACGACATAAGCGAGGGTCAGCCCCATGGAAAACTGCAGGACGCGCTGCATCTTGCGGTTAGGGGTGGCGACCATGTGCATGGTTCAAGTGTAATCCTGCCCCGGACGCGGTTCAATGCGCACGAGCAAAACAGGAATCAAGCCATTTCGCGATCCTGCGCGTTGTGGTCATGGGGATGCGGACTAAGTCGGAGGCCGCTCCACGATTCCGAGACGATGATGCTGTTGCCGGGGTTATGCATGTCGTAGCGCACCTGGATGGGCAGGTCGGCGCGAACATCGCGGACATGCTCGGCGAGGCCGCTTACGTCCTGGGCGCACTCGTAGCTGACGCCCGCGATGCGGTAGTTGTAGACGATAATCAGCGGCCCGGAGTTCGAACCAGCTTGCCCATCCTGTTGAACCGGCGCGTCGGTGATGCTGCCGTCGGTGATGCGGCCGATGCTGGCGAGCAGCTCGCGGCGCTCCCGTTCAATCTCTTCCGCACTTCGCCGTGGCCGTCTCAGGGCGTACCAGGCAATGCCGGCGACGGCGGCGGCCCCAATCGCAACGGCGGCGGCGTTGCGCGGAGAACGGAGGTGGAGCGGCAGATGCAATGAAATCAAGGAAAGCACAGAGGGTCTCTGCCCAAAAGCATAGCCTATCGCCGGTGAGCAGACGATGATTCTGTGGCACGAATCGTGTCCGACAATATTCTGCTGCGTCAAAAGGGAACAGTCACTCCTCGCGGCAGGACGCTGCGCGGTTTCGGACTTCGGAGAAAGTAACGGAAAAATGCGGTATCAGCCGCTTTCGCTCCAAAAAGCGACCCCAGTCGTGCCGGGAGGCGGTCGATTTCCAGTAGAATTTGCTTTGGCGCATCCGCGCATGAGGACAAGGTTTATGGCATCGGCGATGGCGAATATCGAGGCACTCAAGGGAACGCACCAGGAATTGAAGACGCGGATGGAGAAGTCGGTCGAGGACTTCCGGGCGAACCTGCTCTCAGCGCGTACCGGGCGGGCGAATGTCCACATGCTCGACCAGATTCGGGTGGACTACTTCGGCACCGAAACCCCGATCGCCCAGATGGGCCAGGTCAGTACCCCGGAGCCGACGCTCATTCTGGTCTCGCCCTACGACATGGGCATGGTCTCGGCCATCGAGAAGGCCATCCGCACCTCGGGGACCGGTCTGAACCCGATGTCTGACGGCAAGGTGATCCGCGTTCCTGTGCCTCCCATGACCGAGGAGCGGCGCAAGGACGTGGTCAAGCAGTTGAACAAGACGCTCGAAGACCACAAGACCGCCATCCGCAGCATCCGGCGCGACGGCAACGACCAGATCAAGAAGGCAGCCAAGGACAAGCTCATCTCCGCCGACGACGAGAAGCGCGCCAACGAAGAGGTGCAGCAGTTGACCGACACCGAGATCAAGCGCATCGAGGAGCTGTTCAAGGCCAAAGAAAAAGAAGTCATGACCATCTGACCATTCGTCGGTATGACTGTCTGAGCTTCCGCAAAGGGCATCCGCATTAAGCATAAGAGGGCCGGGCATCCCGTCCGGCCC
It encodes:
- the bamA gene encoding outer membrane protein assembly factor BamA; translation: MRIFTVNRESGSSLKSKTKPVCTRSSRSRIAQAVLFFSLAALTGPALMAQTNAATTPTAEQGVQTLCQPEVIGNRRIPKESVLARLFSHQNDLYDPAVVERDFNSLWNTGYFDNIRIERQDTPKCVQLIIYVKEKPTIKELLYKGLSSVSQSDVLEAFKKAKVGLSVESQYDPTKIKRAETVIKEMLAAHGHQFATVTETIKTIPPAGVSVTFNVKEGPTVKVGKIEFTGNTALNDRTLRRAMKNLKPIGVPHSIILENLFARTFDATKLDEDTERVRQAYRDRGYFKALTSEPTTHIRNAGGLNPFTLRPSKGKRVDILMPVEEGERYRLGGITFSGNKAVTNLKVLRAQFVQKDGEWFDATKFQKGIDQLRKSYGELGYINMVGSPVPRMDEAKKLIFLDIEIDEGKPFYVSRIEFTGNTITRDKVIRRELLLEEGQVYNSRLWDLSILRLNQLNYFDTLKADQDSESRQNADDGTVDLLLKLKEKGKNSIGLNGGISGLSGTFIGLNYSTNNFLGLGETLSVQANIGDLSRNLSFGFTEPYLHNKPISLGVQVFTQKYDYNPAKSYGISKGQSDNLTNAQQSLLTNYNTATTGLTVTTSEPLRHLWTRTGVTRVGLSYALSRASVSTFNDNTRNVFQSLAFRSGVQGPNQLNGIVTSVVTPSFTFSSLDRSVGPHSGKDFNVDISVAGIGGNVKYYSPAMSYRQFFPMKGLKVNREGHNVLGYRIQFAHTSGFGGDVAPPTNRIYSGGDQDLRGFDVRSAGPYTFIPTRVMFNLTNPDGNPVPIDPTNPTLGTIKIPLPVYRMVSIGGDTSLTSNLEYRIPIISQVSFAFFTDFNLTFDAQANQLRQSVAGQSVISGASYGCPTFVNGSCFGGQSVAFPDRLHVVPGTNFVPRMSNGAYLQVVLPIVNAPFQIYYAYNPLRLYKTVPQQLAVPNSGAGNKFQSFFPNSDAGLFTYQQAVQYYGADYLLREPRKTFRLTVSTSF
- a CDS encoding OsmC family protein; the protein is MERSASAVWHGSLKEGKGTISTQSGTLKETQYSFATRFAEGVGTNPEELIAAAHAGCFSMALSAQLTEAGLVPDSIETTALLTLDLHGEGPTITKIHLTTKAKVPGADKAKFDELANKAKAGCPVSKVLKAAEITLDATLV
- a CDS encoding esterase family protein, producing MLRLLSIAFLSSLMVGAVPAMAQSVTQSVAPASPAAAHPARPTPPTRDPHTPGYVTAKELPDGTNPPADTDGNFIIGSTHNPAPEMSVQPGVPQGTVSEFVMQSADSKLYPGIAREPDTFGTPDPADPAKLIMTTSHPAAYTRRVEVYVPKQYVPGTAAPFIVGTDGPDRALFTALDNLIAEHKVPVMIAISISNGSGDAQGSERGLEYDTMSGRYAEFVEKEVLPLVETKFHVKLTADPDGRATMGGSSGGSCALIMAWYHPEWYHRVLTYSGTYVNQQWPHNAESPHGAWEFHEHLIPDSPAKPLRLWMEVGDRDLFNPNVMRDNMHDWVVANEDMAKVLAAKGYHYQFVFARNAGHTDHAVKQQTLAEALEYLWQGYPIAGTKH
- a CDS encoding cation diffusion facilitator family transporter, with product MHMVATPNRKMQRVLQFSMGLTLAYVVATFVFGIRAHSLALISEAGHNVSDLLAIVLSFVAVYFQARPATEEKTFGYQRAGVLAAFVNALTLIVLAAWIAIAAIHRLSTPVAVQPRLMMYVAAAGVVMNGTVATLLWRFSGDVNIRSVFLHMLGDTLSTAAVIVGGAAILFTGMTWIDPVLSIIIAAMILWSSVGIVRETLNILLEGTPRNLQLGAVREAMQSVPGVVNVHDLHIWSLGSQSRALASHVTIPEMPMSECSSILEAINCALRDRFHIHHTTIQFETRGCETTHGCSAPPELEAVGAHDHHHGHSH
- the frr gene encoding ribosome recycling factor, whose translation is MASAMANIEALKGTHQELKTRMEKSVEDFRANLLSARTGRANVHMLDQIRVDYFGTETPIAQMGQVSTPEPTLILVSPYDMGMVSAIEKAIRTSGTGLNPMSDGKVIRVPVPPMTEERRKDVVKQLNKTLEDHKTAIRSIRRDGNDQIKKAAKDKLISADDEKRANEEVQQLTDTEIKRIEELFKAKEKEVMTI